The Pseudomonas parafulva genome window below encodes:
- a CDS encoding MlaA family lipoprotein: MQRIGAGVIERITQACVCASLLLAPMAATQAATEDDPWEAVNRPIFRFNDVIDTYALRPLAKGYEAVTPQFLEDGIHNVFRNLGDVGNLVNNVFQLKPHAAGVDTARLIVNTTFGLGGFFDVGTRMGLQRSDEDFGQTLGYWGVPSGPYVVIPLLGPSTVRDGLSKYPDSFTEPYRYIDHVPTRNSIFALDVVDTRASLLPAEKLIQGDKYIFIRNAYLQNREFKVKDGEVEDDF, translated from the coding sequence ATGCAGAGGATCGGTGCCGGTGTGATCGAGCGAATCACCCAGGCCTGTGTCTGTGCCAGCCTGCTGCTGGCGCCGATGGCCGCCACCCAGGCGGCCACCGAGGACGACCCATGGGAAGCGGTCAACCGACCGATCTTCCGCTTCAACGACGTGATCGATACTTACGCCCTGAGACCGTTGGCCAAAGGCTACGAGGCCGTGACCCCGCAGTTCCTCGAAGATGGCATCCACAACGTCTTCCGCAACCTGGGCGATGTCGGCAACCTGGTCAACAATGTGTTCCAGCTCAAGCCTCATGCTGCGGGTGTCGACACGGCGCGGCTGATCGTCAACACCACCTTCGGCCTGGGCGGTTTCTTCGATGTCGGCACCCGCATGGGTCTGCAGCGCAGCGATGAAGACTTCGGCCAGACCCTCGGCTACTGGGGCGTGCCCAGCGGGCCCTATGTCGTCATCCCGCTGCTGGGGCCGAGCACCGTGCGCGATGGCTTGTCCAAGTACCCGGATTCCTTCACCGAACCCTATCGCTACATCGACCATGTGCCGACGCGCAACTCGATCTTCGCGCTCGATGTGGTCGATACCCGCGCCAGCCTGCTCCCGGCAGAGAAGCTGATACAAGGCGACAAGTACATCTTCATCCGCAACGCTTACCTGCAGAACAGGGAGTTCAAGGTCAAGGATGGCGAGGTCGAGGACGACTTCTGA
- the rssB gene encoding two-component system response regulator RssB, whose translation MQKTRATLLIIDDDDVVRASLAAYLEDSGFSVLQAINGQQGLQVFEEHQPELVICDLRMPQMGGLELIRRITEQAPQMPVIVVSGAGVMSDAVEALRLGAADYLIKPLEDLAVLEHSVRRALDRSRLMLENERYREKLEAANRELEASLHLLQEDQTAGRQVQMNMLPEKPWTAGDLSFDHQIIPSLYLSGDFTDYFRVDERRVAFYLADVSGHGASSAFVTVLLKFMTTRLLFEFKRNGKMRDFKPSEVLAHINRGLINCKLGKHVTMVGGVIDEDTGLMTYSVGGHLPLPVLYTPGQARYLEGRGLPVGLFDEATYQDHVLELPPRFSLTLMSDGILDLLPGATLKDKEANLPEIVKDAQGSLDGLRSRFGLATLGEMPDDIALLVLSRNLP comes from the coding sequence ATGCAGAAAACCCGTGCAACGCTGCTGATAATCGATGACGACGACGTGGTCCGTGCAAGCCTCGCCGCGTATCTGGAAGACAGTGGCTTCAGCGTCCTTCAGGCCATCAATGGCCAACAGGGGCTTCAGGTCTTCGAAGAACACCAGCCTGAACTCGTTATCTGCGATCTGCGCATGCCTCAGATGGGCGGGCTCGAGTTGATCCGTCGCATCACCGAGCAGGCTCCGCAAATGCCGGTGATCGTGGTGTCCGGTGCCGGGGTGATGAGCGATGCAGTCGAAGCCCTGCGCCTGGGCGCGGCCGACTATCTGATCAAGCCGCTGGAAGACCTCGCCGTACTCGAGCACTCGGTACGCCGCGCGCTGGATCGCTCGCGGTTGATGCTGGAAAACGAGCGCTACCGCGAGAAGCTCGAAGCGGCCAATCGTGAGTTGGAAGCCAGTCTGCATCTGTTGCAGGAAGACCAGACCGCCGGGCGTCAGGTGCAGATGAACATGCTGCCGGAAAAGCCTTGGACGGCGGGCGACCTGTCGTTCGATCACCAGATCATTCCCTCGTTGTACCTGTCGGGCGACTTCACCGACTACTTCCGTGTCGATGAACGTCGAGTAGCGTTCTACCTGGCGGACGTGTCCGGCCATGGCGCTTCGTCGGCGTTCGTCACCGTGCTGCTCAAGTTCATGACCACCCGTTTGCTGTTCGAATTCAAACGCAACGGCAAGATGCGCGACTTCAAGCCGTCCGAGGTGCTGGCGCACATCAACCGTGGGCTGATCAACTGCAAGCTGGGCAAGCATGTGACCATGGTCGGCGGAGTGATCGACGAGGACACCGGACTGATGACCTACAGCGTGGGCGGCCATCTGCCGTTGCCCGTGTTGTATACCCCAGGCCAGGCACGCTACCTCGAGGGGCGTGGCTTGCCGGTAGGGCTGTTCGACGAAGCCACCTATCAGGACCATGTGCTGGAATTGCCGCCGCGCTTCAGCCTTACGCTGATGTCCGATGGCATCCTGGACCTTTTGCCTGGGGCCACACTCAAAGACAAAGAGGCAAACTTGCCGGAGATTGTCAAAGACGCGCAGGGCAGTCTGGACGGACTGCGCAGTCGATTCGGATTAGCTACGCTTGGGGAGATGCCGGATGATATCGCCCTATTGGTGTTGAGCAGGAACCTTCCATGA
- a CDS encoding phosphonoacetaldehyde phosphohydrolase-related protein, translated as MHEAPAPTAVLFGLRGCLVQAAKGSPLPAPGALDTLASLHAQQVPCIWLDELDSEHSTALTAVLPSWLPGHAANGSPWPSPNACWQALMSLSSARLDGCVLVSGEPRLLQAGLNAGLWTVGLATCSPSCDHTSNRWQAMSVQEQELARGKSTLELFGLGVHSVIDHLEALDTCLADIAHRRRKGEKP; from the coding sequence ATGCACGAAGCCCCCGCCCCCACTGCCGTGCTATTCGGCCTGCGCGGCTGCCTGGTCCAGGCTGCGAAGGGTAGCCCCCTGCCCGCCCCCGGCGCTCTCGACACCCTGGCGTCGCTGCACGCGCAACAGGTGCCCTGCATCTGGCTCGATGAACTGGACAGCGAGCACAGCACTGCGCTGACCGCTGTGCTGCCGAGTTGGTTACCCGGCCACGCCGCCAATGGCTCGCCTTGGCCTTCCCCGAACGCCTGCTGGCAAGCGTTGATGTCACTGAGCAGTGCCCGCCTGGACGGATGCGTCCTGGTGAGCGGCGAACCGCGCCTGCTGCAGGCAGGCCTGAATGCAGGACTATGGACCGTGGGCCTGGCCACCTGCAGCCCATCGTGTGATCACACCTCGAACCGGTGGCAGGCCATGAGCGTGCAGGAGCAGGAACTGGCGCGCGGCAAGTCCACCCTTGAACTGTTCGGATTGGGCGTGCACTCGGTGATCGACCATCTCGAAGCGCTCGACACCTGCCTGGCAGACATTGCCCACCGTCGACGCAAGGGTGAAAAACCCTGA
- a CDS encoding DUF4404 family protein: protein MPARELQERLNSLREQLDRNVPLSEEELTGLREEARQIEAQIKLEEVSPDNNLVDGVNLAVERFEVDHPDLTATLRDIITRLHSMGI, encoded by the coding sequence ATGCCCGCCCGCGAATTGCAAGAACGCCTGAACAGCCTGCGCGAGCAACTGGATCGAAACGTACCGCTGTCGGAAGAGGAACTCACCGGCCTGCGCGAGGAAGCACGACAGATCGAGGCGCAAATCAAGCTCGAAGAAGTCTCGCCAGACAACAATCTGGTTGATGGCGTGAATCTCGCCGTCGAGCGCTTCGAAGTCGATCACCCCGACCTCACTGCCACGCTGCGCGACATCATCACTCGCCTGCACAGCATGGGTATCTGA